One region of Streptomyces sp. NBC_00442 genomic DNA includes:
- a CDS encoding LuxR C-terminal-related transcriptional regulator — MENKDTPLAVPETELRILWFLYQGYEDARVARVMGLSHRTVQRHVKKLMDRAGVASRLALGARAQELGWLGPRPCAAQRRGLRSVA, encoded by the coding sequence ATGGAAAACAAGGACACGCCTCTCGCAGTCCCCGAAACGGAACTCCGCATTCTTTGGTTCTTGTACCAGGGATATGAGGATGCCCGCGTCGCACGAGTCATGGGGCTGAGTCACCGCACCGTCCAGCGCCATGTGAAGAAGTTGATGGACCGGGCGGGGGTGGCCAGTCGGCTCGCTCTCGGCGCGCGGGCCCAGGAGCTGGGGTGGCTGGGGCCTCGGCCGTGCGCCGCGCAGCGGCGAGGTCTGCGGTCGGTGGCGTAA
- the arsB gene encoding ACR3 family arsenite efflux transporter translates to MSVAPERAVAGRLSFLDRYLAVWILAAMALGLGLGRIVPGLGDALAQVTMTGVSLPIALGLLVMMYPVLAKVRYDRIDTVTRDHRLLLPSLLLNWIVGPALMFALAWLLLPDLPAYRTGLIIVGLARCIAMVIIWNDLARGDREAAAVLVALNSVFQVIAFSALGWFYLSVLPGWLGLEQAGLDVSVWEIARSVLIFLGVPLVAGYLTRRIGEKVRGRTWYEAELIPRLGPFALYGLLFTIVVLFALQGDAITSQPLDVVRIALPLLVYFAIMWAGSMGVGRAVGLDHPRATTLAFTAAGNNFELAIAVAIATFGATSGQALAGVVGPLIEVPVLIGLVHVALYARRFFTTAPLPLTEEDPAHA, encoded by the coding sequence GTGAGCGTCGCCCCCGAGCGGGCGGTCGCCGGCCGTTTGTCGTTCCTCGACCGCTACCTAGCCGTGTGGATTCTCGCCGCGATGGCACTCGGCCTCGGGCTGGGCCGCATCGTGCCCGGCCTCGGGGACGCGCTCGCCCAGGTCACCATGACCGGCGTATCGCTGCCGATCGCGCTCGGCCTGCTCGTGATGATGTACCCGGTCCTCGCCAAGGTGCGGTACGACCGGATCGACACCGTCACCCGCGACCACCGGCTGCTGCTGCCCTCGCTGCTCCTGAACTGGATCGTCGGGCCGGCGCTCATGTTCGCGCTGGCGTGGCTGCTCCTGCCGGACCTGCCCGCGTACCGTACGGGCCTGATCATCGTGGGGCTGGCGCGCTGCATCGCCATGGTGATCATCTGGAACGACCTGGCCCGCGGTGACCGCGAGGCTGCCGCCGTCCTGGTCGCGCTGAACTCGGTGTTCCAGGTGATCGCGTTCTCGGCCCTCGGCTGGTTCTACCTGTCCGTGCTGCCCGGGTGGCTCGGCCTTGAACAGGCCGGGCTCGACGTGTCCGTGTGGGAGATCGCCCGAAGCGTGCTGATCTTCCTCGGCGTCCCGCTCGTCGCCGGCTACCTCACGCGCCGGATCGGCGAGAAGGTCAGGGGCCGCACCTGGTACGAAGCGGAACTGATCCCGCGCCTCGGCCCGTTCGCCCTGTACGGGCTGCTGTTCACGATCGTCGTCCTGTTCGCGCTGCAAGGCGACGCGATCACCTCACAGCCGCTCGACGTCGTCCGTATCGCGCTGCCGCTGCTCGTGTACTTCGCGATCATGTGGGCCGGCTCGATGGGAGTCGGCCGCGCCGTGGGCCTCGACCACCCGCGGGCGACGACGCTCGCGTTCACCGCCGCGGGCAACAACTTCGAGTTGGCCATCGCGGTGGCCATCGCCACGTTCGGCGCCACGTCCGGGCAGGCCCTCGCCGGCGTCGTCGGCCCGCTCATCGAGGTACCGGTGCTGATCGGCCTCGTCCACGTCGCGCTGTACGCCCGCCGCTTCTTCACCACCGCTCCCCTGCCGCTGACCGAGGAAGACCCCGCCCATGCCTGA
- a CDS encoding amino acid permease, whose protein sequence is MTNDVGTTSGETPGPGTPGPGPGTPDSDEERLAQLGYKQVLARRMSAFSNYAVSFTIISVLSGCLTMYAYGMKTGGPALITWGWVAVGLMTLIVGLAMAEICSAYPTSAGLYFWAHRLAPPRQAAAWAWFTGWFNVLGQIAVTAGVDFGAASFLGAYLNLQFGFGVTPARTILLFAAILLLHGLLNTFGVRIVAFLNGVSVWWHVLGVAAIVAALALVPDHHRSTSFVFTDFVNETGFTNSVYVVLIGLLMAQYTFTGYDASAHMTEETHDASTAGPRGIVRSIWTSWIAGFVLLLGFTYAIGSYDTQLNSDTGAPPAQILLDSLGATGGKLLLLVVIGAQLFCGMASVTANSRMIYAFSRDGALPFSRVWHTVSPRTRTPVAAVWLAAGAALVLGLPYLINVTAYAAVTSIAVIGLYIAYVIPTLLRLFRGDAFARGPWHLGRWSRPIGIVAVAWVAVITVLFMLPQVSPVTWETFNYAPIAVLAVLGFATVWWVASARHWFLRPASPTQPRA, encoded by the coding sequence ATGACAAATGACGTCGGCACCACGAGCGGGGAAACCCCGGGGCCGGGGACGCCGGGTCCTGGTCCGGGCACACCGGATTCTGACGAGGAACGCCTGGCACAGCTCGGCTACAAGCAGGTCCTCGCGCGCCGCATGTCGGCGTTCTCCAACTACGCCGTCTCCTTCACGATCATCTCGGTGCTCTCCGGCTGCCTGACGATGTACGCGTACGGCATGAAGACCGGCGGCCCCGCCCTCATCACGTGGGGCTGGGTGGCGGTGGGCCTGATGACCCTGATCGTCGGCCTCGCGATGGCCGAGATCTGCTCCGCCTACCCGACCTCGGCCGGCCTGTACTTCTGGGCCCACCGCCTCGCCCCGCCCCGGCAGGCCGCCGCCTGGGCGTGGTTCACGGGCTGGTTCAACGTCCTCGGCCAGATCGCGGTGACCGCGGGCGTGGACTTCGGCGCGGCCTCGTTCCTCGGGGCGTACCTGAACCTCCAGTTCGGCTTCGGGGTCACCCCGGCCCGCACGATCCTGCTGTTCGCGGCGATCCTGCTCCTGCACGGCCTCCTGAACACCTTCGGCGTGCGCATCGTGGCGTTCCTCAACGGCGTGAGCGTGTGGTGGCACGTGCTGGGCGTGGCGGCCATCGTGGCGGCCCTGGCCCTGGTCCCCGACCACCACCGCTCGACCTCGTTCGTCTTCACCGACTTCGTCAACGAGACGGGCTTCACCAACAGCGTGTACGTGGTGCTGATCGGCCTGCTGATGGCGCAGTACACCTTCACCGGGTACGACGCCTCCGCGCACATGACGGAGGAGACCCACGACGCCTCGACGGCCGGCCCGCGCGGCATCGTCCGCTCCATCTGGACGTCCTGGATAGCGGGCTTCGTGCTGCTCCTCGGCTTCACGTACGCGATCGGCTCGTACGACACCCAGCTGAACTCGGACACGGGCGCGCCCCCCGCCCAGATCCTCCTGGACTCGCTCGGCGCGACGGGCGGAAAGCTGCTCCTCCTGGTGGTGATCGGCGCGCAGCTCTTCTGCGGCATGGCCTCCGTGACCGCCAACTCCCGCATGATCTACGCCTTTTCGCGCGACGGCGCGCTGCCCTTCTCCCGCGTGTGGCACACGGTGAGCCCGCGCACCCGCACGCCGGTCGCGGCGGTCTGGCTCGCGGCGGGCGCGGCGCTGGTCCTCGGCCTCCCGTACCTGATCAACGTGACGGCGTACGCGGCCGTGACCTCGATCGCGGTGATCGGCCTCTACATCGCGTACGTGATCCCGACCCTGCTGCGCCTGTTCCGCGGCGACGCGTTCGCCCGGGGCCCGTGGCACCTGGGCCGCTGGTCGCGCCCGATCGGCATCGTGGCGGTGGCCTGGGTGGCGGTCATCACAGTCCTGTTCATGCTGCCCCAGGTCTCCCCGGTCACCTGGGAAACCTTCAACTACGCGCCGATCGCTGTCCTGGCGGTCCTGGGCTTCGCGACGGTGTGGTGGGTGGCCTCGGCGAGGCACTGGTTCCTGCGCCCGGCGTCCCCCACGCAACCCCGCGCCTGA
- a CDS encoding MerR family transcriptional regulator — MNGKEWSIQEIAKKAGTTSRTLRHYGELGLLAPSRIGSNGYRYYGQDALVRLQRILLLRELGLSLPVIGEVLEGERDPAAALRTHLRLLEQERERIARQIASVRTTLHKTEEGEELMAEEVFDGFDHTRYEEEVSRRWGRAAYEKSDRWWRSLTDEQRHGFRREHDDIARDWGRACADGAAVDGEAAQDIARRHVAWLSTTTDIGRSYVTGLGRMYVDDPRFAATYDRHGEGTAVFVRDALAVYAERHLTDGPAGRGGCAE; from the coding sequence GTGAACGGCAAGGAGTGGTCGATCCAGGAGATCGCCAAGAAGGCCGGGACGACGAGCCGGACCCTGCGTCACTACGGGGAACTCGGCCTGCTCGCCCCCAGCCGGATCGGAAGCAACGGCTACCGCTACTACGGTCAGGACGCCCTCGTCCGGCTCCAGCGCATCCTGCTCCTCCGGGAGCTGGGCCTCTCGCTGCCCGTGATCGGCGAGGTCCTGGAGGGGGAACGCGATCCCGCGGCCGCCCTGCGGACCCATCTGCGCCTGCTCGAACAGGAGCGCGAACGCATCGCGCGGCAGATCGCCTCCGTACGGACCACCTTGCACAAGACCGAGGAGGGAGAGGAGCTCATGGCCGAGGAAGTGTTCGACGGGTTCGACCACACGCGGTACGAGGAGGAGGTGAGCCGGCGCTGGGGGCGGGCCGCCTACGAGAAGAGCGACCGCTGGTGGCGCTCGCTCACCGATGAACAGAGGCACGGATTCCGGCGGGAGCACGACGACATCGCCCGCGACTGGGGCCGGGCGTGCGCCGACGGCGCCGCCGTCGACGGCGAGGCGGCCCAGGACATCGCCCGGCGCCACGTCGCATGGCTGTCCACCACCACGGACATCGGCAGGTCGTACGTGACCGGGCTCGGCCGGATGTACGTCGACGACCCGCGCTTCGCCGCCACCTACGACCGGCACGGCGAGGGCACGGCCGTGTTCGTGCGGGACGCCCTCGCCGTATACGCGGAGCGCCACCTCACCGACGGCCCGGCCGGGCGGGGCGGATGCGCGGAGTAG
- a CDS encoding aldo/keto reductase: MTSLRALGGSDLAVFPLALGGNVFGWTADQDQSFAVLDAYAAGGGNFVDTADAYSKWAPGNSGGESETIIGKWLAARGNRDGMVIATKVGSHPRYEGLAATTIKAAAEESLRRLGTDYIDLYYTHFDDTSVPVEEIVTALDQLVKDGKVRAIAASNISPERLQESLDFSDREGLAKYAALQPHYNLVSRGTYEGALQDTASRAGLAAVPYFALASGFLTGKYRPGRPVDSARAEGAGKHLDSERGRTVLAALDRIAQEHDAEIATVALAWLAARPTVAAPIASARTVEQLPALLAVADLELTDAQISELTAASA, from the coding sequence ATGACTTCTCTTCGCGCGCTCGGCGGCTCCGACCTCGCCGTCTTCCCTCTCGCTCTCGGCGGCAACGTCTTCGGCTGGACCGCCGACCAGGACCAGTCCTTCGCCGTGCTCGACGCCTATGCCGCCGGCGGGGGCAACTTCGTGGACACCGCCGACGCCTACTCGAAGTGGGCTCCGGGCAACTCGGGCGGCGAGTCCGAGACGATCATCGGGAAGTGGCTGGCCGCCCGGGGCAACCGGGACGGCATGGTCATCGCCACGAAGGTCGGCTCGCACCCCCGGTACGAGGGCCTCGCCGCGACCACGATCAAGGCCGCCGCCGAGGAGTCGCTGCGCCGCCTCGGGACCGACTACATCGACCTGTACTACACGCACTTCGACGACACCTCCGTCCCCGTCGAGGAGATCGTCACCGCCCTCGACCAGTTGGTGAAGGACGGCAAGGTCCGGGCGATCGCCGCCTCCAACATCTCTCCGGAGCGGCTTCAGGAGTCCCTCGACTTCTCCGACCGCGAGGGCCTCGCCAAGTACGCGGCGCTCCAGCCGCACTACAACCTCGTCTCCCGTGGCACCTACGAGGGCGCGCTCCAGGACACCGCGTCGCGGGCCGGTCTGGCCGCCGTCCCCTACTTCGCGCTCGCCTCCGGCTTCCTCACCGGCAAGTACCGTCCGGGCCGGCCCGTGGACAGCGCGCGGGCCGAGGGCGCGGGCAAGCACCTGGACAGCGAGCGGGGCCGCACGGTGCTCGCCGCGCTCGACCGGATCGCCCAGGAGCACGACGCCGAGATCGCCACCGTCGCACTGGCCTGGCTGGCCGCCCGGCCCACCGTCGCCGCGCCCATCGCCTCCGCCCGCACCGTGGAGCAGCTCCCGGCGCTGCTCGCCGTCGCCGACCTGGAACTGACGGACGCGCAGATCTCCGAGCTGACGGCCGCCTCCGCGTAG
- a CDS encoding GNAT family N-acetyltransferase, with translation MGAEHAEQVLAIHQLGIDEGNATFETAAPTWERFDAAKLPAHRSVAVDATGKVLGWVAVVPVSDRCAYAGVVEHSVYVHPAARGRGIGGALLRTLIASTEAAGIWTVQSGVFPENTTSLALHERAGFRVIGTRERIGRHRGVWRDVVLIERRSPGIE, from the coding sequence ATGGGGGCCGAGCACGCCGAGCAGGTCCTCGCGATCCATCAACTCGGCATCGACGAGGGCAACGCGACGTTCGAGACCGCGGCACCGACGTGGGAGCGGTTCGACGCCGCCAAGCTGCCCGCTCACCGCTCGGTCGCCGTCGACGCCACCGGCAAGGTGCTCGGCTGGGTCGCGGTCGTGCCCGTGTCGGACCGGTGCGCGTACGCCGGCGTGGTCGAACACTCGGTGTACGTCCACCCTGCCGCACGCGGCCGAGGCATCGGCGGCGCCCTGCTGCGCACGCTGATCGCCTCGACGGAGGCGGCGGGCATCTGGACGGTTCAGTCCGGCGTCTTCCCCGAGAACACGACCAGCCTCGCCCTCCACGAGCGGGCGGGGTTCCGCGTGATCGGCACGCGGGAGCGGATCGGGCGGCATCGCGGGGTGTGGCGTGACGTGGTGCTGATCGAGCGCCGCAGCCCCGGGATCGAATGA
- a CDS encoding arsenate reductase ArsC: MPDAALPSVLFVCVHNAGRSQMAAAFLTHLAGDRVQVRSAGSAPADTVNPAVVAAMAEVGIDVSAEVPKLLTVDAVRASDVVITMGCGDTCPVFPGTRYLDWQLRDPAGQGVEAVRPIRDGIERRIRALIGEIAPASRS; the protein is encoded by the coding sequence ATGCCTGACGCCGCCCTGCCCTCCGTGCTGTTCGTCTGCGTCCACAACGCCGGCCGCTCCCAGATGGCCGCCGCGTTCCTCACGCACCTTGCGGGCGACCGGGTGCAGGTCCGGTCCGCAGGGTCCGCCCCCGCCGACACGGTGAACCCCGCCGTCGTCGCCGCCATGGCCGAGGTCGGCATCGACGTCTCGGCCGAGGTGCCCAAGCTGCTCACCGTCGACGCCGTGCGGGCATCCGACGTCGTGATCACCATGGGCTGCGGTGACACCTGTCCCGTCTTCCCCGGAACGCGGTACCTCGACTGGCAGTTGCGCGACCCCGCCGGGCAGGGCGTCGAGGCCGTGCGCCCCATTCGCGACGGGATCGAGCGGCGGATCCGGGCTCTGATCGGCGAGATCGCGCCCGCGAGTCGGTCGTGA
- a CDS encoding M23 family metallopeptidase, whose product MASNEPALDTPAPSAVLYGDAPGEDESWEEWDPTEESVRPLRGRHRVAKQRGGLARSSTVLGVGVIAAVGAGGMATAQTKPPVSISLPDSLTDNLPDLGSLPGVGSLVPHGGGNGGAADAADADGHETAAARADRRFAAAPLSMAGLTTTEAEAGATDAGEALRARILRQAEQQRAGAVAEAKAAAEKAAAEKAAAEARAKQDAAEAKAAAEKKAADEAAAKKAEAERLAVLAAAYSLPVGSYTLTSTFGEAGSMWSSGHHTGLDFAAPTGTPLKAVHSGTVKSAGWAGAYGYRTVITLDDGSELWYCHQSSLAVSVGQKVSTGDVIGRVGATGNVTGPHLHLEVHTPSGTGIDPMTWLQSKGLHP is encoded by the coding sequence ATGGCGTCCAACGAGCCTGCCCTCGACACCCCCGCCCCCTCCGCGGTGCTGTACGGGGACGCGCCCGGCGAGGACGAGAGCTGGGAGGAGTGGGACCCGACCGAGGAGTCCGTACGACCGCTCCGGGGCCGGCACAGAGTCGCCAAGCAGCGCGGCGGGCTCGCCCGCAGCTCCACCGTCCTGGGGGTCGGTGTCATCGCGGCGGTCGGCGCCGGCGGCATGGCCACCGCGCAGACCAAGCCCCCGGTCTCCATATCCCTGCCCGACTCCCTCACGGACAACCTGCCCGACCTCGGCTCGCTGCCGGGCGTGGGCAGCCTCGTCCCGCACGGCGGCGGGAATGGGGGCGCGGCCGACGCCGCGGACGCGGACGGCCACGAGACCGCGGCGGCCAGGGCCGACCGGAGGTTCGCCGCCGCGCCACTGAGCATGGCCGGGCTCACCACCACCGAGGCCGAGGCGGGCGCCACCGACGCGGGGGAGGCGCTGCGCGCCCGCATCCTGCGGCAGGCCGAGCAGCAGAGGGCCGGGGCCGTCGCCGAGGCGAAGGCGGCCGCCGAGAAGGCCGCGGCGGAGAAGGCGGCCGCGGAGGCCAGGGCCAAGCAGGACGCCGCCGAGGCCAAGGCCGCGGCCGAGAAGAAGGCGGCGGACGAGGCCGCGGCGAAGAAGGCGGAGGCGGAGCGGCTGGCCGTGCTGGCCGCCGCGTACTCCCTGCCGGTCGGCTCGTACACCCTCACCTCCACGTTCGGCGAGGCCGGTTCGATGTGGTCCTCGGGCCACCACACCGGCCTCGACTTCGCGGCGCCGACGGGCACGCCGCTCAAGGCGGTCCACTCCGGGACGGTCAAGTCGGCGGGATGGGCGGGTGCGTACGGGTATCGCACGGTCATCACGCTGGATGACGGCAGCGAGCTCTGGTACTGCCACCAGTCGTCGCTCGCGGTGAGCGTGGGGCAGAAGGTGTCGACGGGGGACGTGATCGGGCGCGTCGGCGCGACCGGGAACGTGACGGGCCCGCACCTCCACCTGGAGGTGCACACCCCGTCCGGCACGGGCATCGACCCCATGACGTGGCTCCAGTCCAAGGGGCTGCATCCCTGA
- a CDS encoding PP2C family protein-serine/threonine phosphatase, protein MRQRAEGEGRLVRALPVLLVLVGFAFDASTPPELTAAALFAGAPVAAAPFYSERGTAAVGLGSVAAVVALWFIHDLPDLGEGASELFTVLTVSALALVINRILRRSGEQLASARVIAETAQRAVLPTPASRIGGLHVAARYEAAQADAFIGGDLFAVQETPYGVRLIVGDVRGKGLQAVEAVAVVIGAFREAAEQESSLEAVTQRLERALAREGTRRDRLDAVEGFTTALLAEIPRGDGTVRLVNRGHPEPFLLHPDGSLDAVMPAEPALPLGMSDLGVWPDRAEVRPFPAGTTLLLYTDGLSEARDDRGVFYNPGARLRGAIFPGPDEVLDALVDDVRRYTGGGASDDMALLAVARPAEGQPDRRRTVKIVK, encoded by the coding sequence GTGCGGCAGCGAGCAGAAGGCGAAGGGCGCCTGGTACGGGCGCTACCCGTGCTCCTGGTTCTCGTGGGCTTCGCCTTCGATGCCTCCACCCCGCCCGAGCTGACCGCCGCCGCGCTGTTCGCGGGCGCGCCGGTCGCCGCGGCCCCGTTCTACTCGGAGCGTGGCACCGCGGCCGTCGGGCTCGGTTCGGTCGCCGCCGTCGTGGCGCTCTGGTTCATACACGACCTCCCCGACCTCGGCGAAGGCGCGAGCGAACTGTTCACCGTGCTCACGGTGAGCGCACTCGCCCTCGTCATCAACCGCATCCTGCGCCGCAGCGGCGAACAGCTGGCATCGGCCCGGGTCATCGCGGAGACCGCGCAGCGCGCCGTGCTGCCCACGCCCGCGTCCCGCATCGGCGGACTGCACGTGGCAGCGCGGTACGAGGCCGCTCAGGCGGACGCCTTCATCGGCGGGGACCTCTTCGCCGTGCAGGAAACCCCGTACGGGGTCCGGCTCATCGTGGGCGATGTCCGTGGCAAGGGACTCCAGGCGGTGGAGGCCGTCGCCGTGGTGATCGGCGCGTTCCGGGAGGCCGCCGAGCAGGAGTCCTCCCTGGAGGCGGTGACCCAGCGCCTGGAGCGGGCGCTGGCCCGCGAGGGCACCCGGCGCGACCGGCTCGACGCCGTCGAGGGGTTCACCACGGCGCTGCTCGCCGAGATCCCGCGCGGCGACGGCACCGTACGCCTGGTGAACCGGGGCCACCCCGAGCCGTTCCTGCTCCACCCGGACGGATCCCTCGACGCGGTCATGCCGGCCGAGCCCGCGCTGCCGCTCGGCATGTCGGACCTCGGTGTGTGGCCGGACCGCGCCGAAGTCCGCCCCTTCCCGGCCGGCACGACGCTGCTGCTCTACACCGACGGGCTCTCCGAGGCGCGCGACGACCGGGGGGTGTTCTACAACCCCGGCGCGCGTCTGCGGGGCGCCATCTTCCCGGGGCCCGACGAGGTGCTGGACGCGCTCGTCGACGACGTACGCCGCTACACCGGCGGCGGCGCGAGCGACGACATGGCGCTGCTCGCGGTGGCCCGCCCGGCCGAAGGGCAGCCCGACCGGCGCCGCACGGTGAAGATCGTGAAGTAG
- a CDS encoding ArsR/SmtB family transcription factor translates to MSKQELVVLGRTDETGTCCPGLLTAPLDEGQAVELAKVFKALGDPVRLRLLSLIASRAGGEVCVCDLTPAFDLSQPTISHHLKLLRQAGLIDCERRGTWVYYWLLPEMTDRLAGLLTRPAGEPLPAPAEVTA, encoded by the coding sequence ATGTCGAAACAAGAGCTCGTGGTACTCGGCCGGACCGACGAGACCGGCACCTGTTGCCCCGGACTGCTGACCGCCCCCCTCGACGAGGGACAGGCCGTAGAACTGGCGAAGGTGTTCAAGGCCCTGGGCGACCCGGTGCGGCTGCGCCTGCTCTCGCTCATCGCCTCGCGCGCCGGCGGCGAGGTCTGCGTCTGCGATCTGACCCCCGCCTTCGACCTGTCTCAGCCGACGATCTCGCATCACCTCAAGCTGCTTCGGCAAGCCGGCCTCATCGACTGCGAGCGGCGCGGTACGTGGGTCTACTACTGGCTGCTGCCCGAGATGACCGACCGTCTCGCCGGCCTCCTGACCCGCCCGGCCGGCGAGCCCCTGCCCGCGCCCGCCGAGGTGACCGCGTGA
- a CDS encoding ArsI/CadI family heavy metal resistance metalloenzyme → MSRAQLALRVSDLEASVTFYSKLFGTEPAKRREGYANFALTEPPLKLVLIEGEPGQETRLDHLGVEVESTDQVAAAAGRLKDAGLATFEENDTSCCYALQDKVWVHGPGKEPWEVYVVKADADTLGKSADPGTAGDACCAGR, encoded by the coding sequence ATGTCCCGTGCACAGCTCGCCCTGCGCGTCAGCGACCTCGAAGCGTCGGTCACCTTCTACTCGAAGCTGTTCGGCACCGAACCGGCCAAGCGACGCGAGGGATACGCCAACTTCGCCCTCACCGAGCCGCCGCTCAAGCTCGTCCTGATCGAAGGCGAACCCGGACAGGAGACCCGCCTCGACCACCTGGGCGTAGAGGTCGAGTCCACGGACCAGGTCGCGGCCGCGGCCGGCCGGCTCAAGGATGCCGGCCTCGCCACCTTCGAGGAGAACGACACCTCGTGCTGCTATGCCCTGCAGGACAAGGTGTGGGTGCACGGACCCGGCAAGGAGCCGTGGGAGGTCTATGTCGTCAAGGCCGACGCCGACACCCTCGGCAAGAGCGCCGACCCCGGCACGGCCGGTGACGCCTGCTGCGCGGGCCGGTAG